A single window of Nicotiana tomentosiformis chromosome 1, ASM39032v3, whole genome shotgun sequence DNA harbors:
- the LOC104094901 gene encoding exosome complex component RRP4 homolog, translating to MRGVQLPFSNTQKLRYERALAQLESLSSKVNTNATVIVADTIPVDEDGALKGHGTLDMGKNVVATVCGVVERVNKLVYVRSLRARYKPEIGDIIVGRVIEVAPKRWRLEINFSQDAVLMLSSMNLPDGIQRRRTAIDELNMRTIFVENDVICAEVRGFQHDGSLHLQARSQKYGKLERGRLLTIPPYLVKRRKQHFHHLDQYGVDLILGCNGFIWIGEHVEVKDAMVEDQVNKSDPQNTHSGNLLGSSEEPTSTPPETRQYICRIANAITVFSALGFMVTLEGVIEMVNLSLSLNLGVDEMLKAEFHVQVAEKEAERRSTLTKRR from the exons ATGAGAGGCGTACAACTACCTTTCAGCAACACCCAAAAGCTAAGATACGAAAGAGCATTGGCGCAGTTGGAATCCCTTTCTTCAAAAGTTAATACCAATGCCACTGTCATTGTCGCTGACACCATCCCCGTCGACGAAGATGGCGCCCTCAA GGGACACGGTACGTTGGATATGGGCAAGAATGTGGTAGCAACTGTCTGTGGAGTGGTTGAGCGCGTGAATAAGCTTGTCTATGTTCGATCTTTAAGGGCTAG GTATAAGCCAGAAATTGGTGATATTATAGTTGGCCGTGTTATTGAG GTTGCTCCAAAGAGATGGAGATTGGAAATTAATTTCAGCCAAGACGCCGTACTAATGCTCTCTTCAATGAATCTGCCGGATGGTATTCAG AGGCGGCGAACTGCAATTGATGAACTCAATATGCGAACCATATTCGTGGAGAATGATGTCATCTGT GCTGAAGTCCGTGGTTTCCAGCATGATGGCAGTCTACACCTCCAAGCTAGAAGCCAAAAGTATGGAAAG CTTGAAAGAGGGCGACTACTCACAATCCCTCCATATCTAGTGAAGAGACGTAAACAGCATTTCCACCATCTAGATCAGTATGGAGTTGACTTGATACTTGGCTGCAATGGATTTATTTGGATTGGGGAACATGTTGAAGTAAAAGATGCCATGGTAGAGGATCAAGTAAATAAGTCTGATCCACAGAACACCCATTCAGGAAACTTATTGGGTTCTAGTGAAGAACCGACTTCTACGCCACCGGAAACAAGACAATATATATGCAGGATAGCAAATGCCATCACGGTATTCTCTGCTTTAGGCTTCATGGTTACTTTGGAGGGTGTAATAGAGATGGTTAACTTGAGCTTGTCTTTGAACCTTGGTGTGGATGAGATGCTTAAAGCAGAATTCCATGTTCAAGTTGCTGAGAAAGAAGCTGAACGACGGAGCACGTTGACAAAAAGGAGATAG